Proteins from a single region of Nocardiopsis dassonvillei subsp. dassonvillei DSM 43111:
- the serC gene encoding phosphoserine transaminase translates to MVVTDEIQIPANLLPSDGRFGSGPSKVRPAQIEALAASGSRYMGTSHRQKPVKSLVSRVRSGVSELFSLPDGYEVVLGNGGTTAFWDIAAHGLLREKSQHLAFGEFSSKFAKVAKGAPWLQEPTVISTDPGSHSEPAAEAGVDVYALTHNETSTGVAAPIRRVAGADEDALVLVDATSGAGGLPVDIAETDVYYFAPQKSFAADGGLWLAVMSPRALARVEEIAASGRYVPEFFSLPTAIDNSRKDQTYNTPAVATLLLLAEQLEWMNGQGGLEWTVARTAESSSVLYDWAEKSPVATPFVTDPSKRSQVVGTIDFSDDVDAAAVARVLRANGVVDTEPYRKLGRNQLRVAMFPAIDPDDVRALTECVDHVLTELS, encoded by the coding sequence GTGGTCGTGACCGACGAGATTCAGATCCCCGCGAACCTGCTGCCCTCCGACGGCCGTTTCGGCAGCGGCCCGTCCAAAGTCCGCCCCGCCCAGATCGAGGCCCTGGCCGCCTCCGGCTCCCGCTACATGGGCACCTCCCACCGGCAGAAGCCGGTCAAGTCCCTGGTCTCCCGGGTCCGCTCCGGGGTGAGCGAGCTGTTCTCCCTCCCCGACGGCTACGAGGTGGTCCTCGGCAACGGCGGCACCACCGCCTTCTGGGACATCGCCGCGCACGGCCTGCTGCGCGAGAAGTCCCAGCACCTCGCCTTCGGCGAGTTCTCCAGCAAGTTCGCGAAGGTCGCCAAGGGCGCGCCCTGGCTCCAGGAGCCCACCGTCATCAGCACCGACCCGGGCAGCCACAGCGAGCCCGCGGCCGAGGCCGGCGTGGACGTGTACGCGCTGACCCACAACGAGACGTCCACCGGTGTGGCCGCGCCCATCAGGCGCGTGGCGGGCGCCGACGAGGACGCGCTCGTCCTCGTGGACGCCACCAGCGGCGCGGGCGGCCTGCCGGTCGACATCGCCGAGACCGACGTCTACTACTTCGCGCCGCAGAAGAGCTTCGCCGCCGACGGCGGGCTGTGGCTGGCCGTCATGTCGCCCCGGGCCCTGGCCCGCGTGGAGGAGATCGCGGCGAGCGGCCGCTACGTGCCGGAGTTCTTCTCGCTGCCCACGGCGATCGACAACTCCCGCAAGGACCAGACCTACAACACCCCGGCCGTGGCCACGCTGCTGCTGCTCGCCGAGCAGCTGGAGTGGATGAACGGCCAGGGCGGCCTGGAGTGGACCGTGGCGCGCACCGCCGAGTCCTCCTCGGTCCTCTACGACTGGGCGGAGAAGTCGCCGGTCGCGACGCCGTTCGTCACCGACCCGTCCAAGCGCTCTCAGGTGGTCGGCACCATCGACTTCAGCGACGACGTGGACGCCGCCGCGGTGGCCCGGGTCCTGCGCGCCAACGGCGTGGTCGACACCGAGCCCTACCGCAAGCTGGGCCGCAACCAGCTGCGCGTGGCCATGTTCCCGGCGATCGACCCGGACGACGTGCGCGCGCTCACCGAGTGCGTGGACCACGTGCTCACCGAGCTGTCCTGA
- the thpR gene encoding RNA 2',3'-cyclic phosphodiesterase, with protein sequence MRLFAALDPPPDTAHALRRAVDRGRGHTPGLRWADPGEWHLTLVFLGEVDEALLPALGDALGREARGHRPFRITAEGWGAFPGDLRRASVLWAGLGGDTASLHALADGLRAAAAEVGVPVENRPYVPHITVARSRPARDLTGTADALGPLPGHGWPVREAHLVESRPEREDRYRTVRTWRLGWEADPTRPPERSTS encoded by the coding sequence ATGAGACTGTTCGCGGCACTGGACCCGCCCCCCGACACGGCGCACGCGCTGCGCCGGGCCGTCGACCGGGGCCGCGGCCACACCCCCGGCCTGCGCTGGGCCGATCCCGGCGAGTGGCACCTCACCCTGGTCTTCCTCGGCGAGGTGGACGAGGCCCTCCTGCCCGCGCTCGGCGACGCCCTCGGCCGGGAGGCCCGCGGGCACCGGCCCTTCCGCATCACCGCCGAGGGCTGGGGAGCCTTTCCGGGCGACCTCCGCCGCGCCTCCGTGCTCTGGGCCGGACTCGGCGGCGACACCGCGTCCCTCCACGCCCTCGCCGACGGACTGCGCGCCGCCGCCGCCGAAGTCGGCGTACCCGTCGAGAACCGCCCCTACGTGCCGCACATCACGGTGGCCCGCAGCCGTCCCGCGCGCGACCTCACCGGAACCGCCGACGCCCTCGGCCCGCTGCCAGGCCACGGGTGGCCGGTCCGCGAGGCGCATCTCGTGGAGAGCAGGCCGGAGCGGGAGGACCGCTACCGAACCGTCCGGACCTGGCGGTTAGGCTGGGAGGCGGATCCCACCCGACCTCCTGAGCGGAGCACGTCATGA
- a CDS encoding MFS transporter: protein MRRIAMFRSLANRNYRLYALGQLLSNPGTWMQRIAQDWLVLQLSGGSGIALGMTTALQFLPLLLFGLWGGALVDRLDKRRLLVCTQAAMGVLAVGLGILATAGAAQVWHVYLFAFGLGLITVLDNPGRQAFVPEMVEREHLSNAIALNSASFQLGRVTGPAVAGLLIAVIGSGPVFLINGASFGFTILALMMIRTSELNPAERVARGKGQIREGLRYIGGRRDLVLLLVLAAATQFFGANSQNQIALMVNNVFEAGADAFGVAAAFLAVGALAGALLAARRDRPRLRLVLIGSLAFGALQVVAGLMPGYVPFVLVLVPMGVAFMTYVTTLNATFQLSVDPRMRGRVMSMFLLVFMGVAPIGAPVVGLLADTFGPETSLVIGGAVTLVVVAVISALLFRAKGVRPRDVLPGRRPSSDAETAEEATAEEETAETGSEREEAPEAERERVDAERLPDGSTRVRLVPDGDGTRPDTVTRT from the coding sequence ATGCGGCGTATCGCCATGTTCCGGTCCCTGGCCAACCGCAACTACCGGCTGTACGCCCTGGGCCAGCTGCTGTCCAACCCCGGCACGTGGATGCAGCGCATCGCGCAGGACTGGCTGGTCCTCCAGCTCAGCGGGGGCAGCGGTATCGCGCTCGGCATGACCACCGCCCTCCAGTTCCTGCCGCTGCTCCTCTTCGGGCTGTGGGGCGGGGCGCTGGTCGACCGGCTGGACAAGCGCAGGCTGCTGGTGTGCACCCAGGCCGCCATGGGCGTGCTCGCGGTCGGCCTCGGAATCCTGGCCACCGCGGGGGCCGCGCAGGTCTGGCACGTGTACCTGTTCGCCTTCGGGCTCGGCCTGATCACCGTGCTCGACAACCCCGGGCGGCAGGCCTTCGTCCCGGAGATGGTCGAGCGCGAGCACCTGTCCAACGCCATCGCGCTCAACAGCGCCAGCTTCCAGCTCGGCCGGGTGACCGGTCCGGCCGTCGCCGGTCTGCTCATCGCGGTCATCGGCAGCGGACCGGTCTTCCTCATCAACGGCGCGTCGTTCGGGTTCACCATCCTCGCCCTGATGATGATCCGCACCTCCGAGCTCAACCCCGCCGAGCGGGTGGCCCGGGGCAAGGGGCAGATCCGGGAGGGGCTGCGCTACATCGGCGGCAGGCGCGACCTGGTCCTGCTGCTGGTGCTGGCCGCCGCCACGCAGTTCTTCGGCGCCAACAGCCAGAACCAGATCGCGCTGATGGTCAACAACGTGTTCGAGGCCGGAGCCGACGCGTTCGGCGTGGCCGCCGCCTTCCTGGCCGTCGGCGCCCTCGCCGGCGCCCTGCTGGCCGCCCGCCGCGACCGGCCCCGGCTGCGGCTGGTGCTGATCGGGTCGCTGGCCTTCGGCGCGCTCCAGGTCGTCGCCGGGCTCATGCCCGGCTACGTGCCGTTCGTCCTGGTGCTGGTGCCCATGGGCGTGGCCTTCATGACGTACGTGACCACGCTCAACGCCACCTTCCAGCTCAGCGTGGACCCGCGGATGCGCGGACGCGTCATGAGCATGTTCCTGCTGGTGTTCATGGGCGTGGCGCCCATCGGCGCGCCCGTGGTGGGCCTGCTCGCCGACACCTTCGGCCCGGAGACGAGCCTGGTCATCGGCGGTGCGGTGACCCTCGTGGTCGTCGCGGTCATCTCCGCCCTGCTCTTCCGCGCCAAGGGCGTGCGCCCGCGCGACGTGCTCCCGGGGCGGCGCCCCTCCTCGGACGCGGAGACCGCCGAGGAGGCGACCGCCGAGGAGGAGACCGCGGAGACCGGGAGCGAGCGCGAGGAGGCCCCGGAGGCGGAGCGCGAGCGGGTGGACGCCGAGCGCCTCCCGGACGGCTCCACCCGGGTCCGCCTCGTCCCGGACGGGGACGGGACCCGACCGGACACGGTCACCCGTACCTGA
- a CDS encoding glycerophosphodiester phosphodiesterase family protein: MRRNKKEPPIKIISHRGASGHRPEHTLASYELGARHGGDFIEMDLVSTRDGRLVCRHEQEIGGTTDVAERPEFADRRTTRTVDGREVTGFFAQDFTLEEIRTLRAVERLRDVRADNAVMDGTYGIPTLEEVIELALALTKELGRPIGIYPETKHPAYHEAQGLELEPVLIQALREAGLTGPEPLVPVFLQSFEADSLRKLAVTELPLVYLMGSEERWLHHTTPDGLAEVATFAHAIGPAKSLVVPVEDGVLGEPTDLVENAHAAGLLVHPYTFRSENHFLPAELRSEGGPGDYGSFAAEYEAFFEAGVDGVFTDFSRHAFLAREHFLDPQPEG, encoded by the coding sequence GTGCGCAGGAACAAGAAGGAACCCCCCATCAAGATCATCTCGCACCGCGGTGCGTCGGGGCACCGCCCCGAGCACACGCTGGCCTCCTACGAGCTGGGGGCCCGGCACGGCGGCGACTTCATCGAGATGGACCTGGTCTCGACCAGGGACGGGAGGCTGGTCTGCCGCCACGAGCAGGAGATCGGCGGGACCACGGACGTGGCCGAGCGCCCCGAGTTCGCCGACCGGCGCACCACGCGCACCGTCGACGGGCGCGAGGTGACCGGGTTCTTCGCCCAGGACTTCACGCTGGAGGAGATCCGGACGCTGCGCGCGGTGGAGCGCCTCCGGGACGTGCGCGCGGACAACGCCGTGATGGACGGGACCTACGGGATCCCGACCCTGGAGGAGGTCATCGAGCTGGCGCTGGCGCTGACCAAGGAGCTGGGCCGCCCGATCGGGATCTACCCCGAGACCAAGCACCCCGCCTACCACGAGGCGCAGGGCCTGGAGCTGGAGCCGGTGCTGATCCAGGCCCTGCGCGAGGCGGGGCTGACGGGCCCCGAGCCGCTGGTGCCGGTGTTCCTCCAGTCCTTCGAGGCCGACAGCCTGCGCAAGCTGGCCGTGACGGAGCTGCCGCTGGTCTACCTCATGGGCTCCGAGGAGCGCTGGCTGCACCACACCACGCCGGACGGCCTGGCCGAGGTGGCGACGTTCGCGCACGCGATCGGCCCGGCCAAGAGCCTGGTCGTGCCCGTGGAGGACGGGGTGCTCGGGGAGCCGACCGACCTGGTGGAGAACGCGCACGCGGCCGGGCTCCTGGTGCACCCGTACACGTTCCGCAGCGAGAACCACTTCCTTCCCGCCGAGCTGCGCTCGGAAGGCGGACCGGGCGACTACGGCTCCTTCGCCGCCGAGTACGAGGCCTTCTTCGAGGCCGGGGTGGACGGCGTGTTCACCGACTTCTCCCGGCACGCCTTCCTGGCGCGCGAGCACTTCCTGGACCCGCAGCCCGAGGGGTAG
- a CDS encoding metal-dependent transcriptional regulator: MTAHGLIDTTEMYLRTVFELEEEGIVPLRARIAERLHQSGPTVSQTVARMERDGLLRVENDRHLVMTAEGRRLATHVMRKHRLAERLLVDVIGLPWEDVHIEACRWEHVISEAVEERLVTLLNAPSVCPHGNPIPGLDELGLEDYSPEPFTDDSIVPMIDVAGNSETTVTVRRISEQIQSDADIMLTLRRSGVQPGQEVVLRASDDGVRVTDGETGETELSALVAGHIFVAKP; this comes from the coding sequence TTGACCGCACACGGGCTGATCGACACCACGGAGATGTACCTCCGTACGGTCTTCGAGCTCGAAGAGGAGGGCATCGTCCCGCTTCGGGCCCGTATCGCCGAACGCCTGCACCAGAGCGGCCCCACGGTGAGCCAGACCGTGGCCCGCATGGAGCGCGACGGCCTGCTGCGGGTGGAGAACGACAGGCACCTGGTCATGACCGCCGAGGGGCGCCGCCTGGCCACCCACGTCATGCGCAAGCACCGGCTCGCCGAGCGCCTGCTCGTGGACGTCATCGGACTCCCCTGGGAGGACGTGCACATCGAGGCCTGCCGCTGGGAGCACGTCATCTCCGAGGCCGTGGAGGAGCGTCTGGTCACGCTGCTCAACGCCCCCTCGGTGTGCCCGCACGGCAACCCGATCCCGGGCCTGGACGAGCTGGGCCTGGAGGACTACTCCCCCGAGCCCTTCACCGACGACTCGATCGTCCCGATGATCGACGTCGCCGGGAACAGCGAGACCACGGTCACCGTGCGGCGTATCAGCGAGCAGATCCAGTCGGACGCCGACATCATGCTCACCTTGCGCCGATCCGGGGTACAACCGGGACAGGAAGTGGTCTTGCGAGCCTCTGACGACGGGGTCCGCGTGACCGACGGTGAGACCGGGGAAACCGAGCTCTCGGCGCTCGTCGCCGGGCACATCTTCGTCGCCAAGCCGTGA
- a CDS encoding ABC transporter substrate-binding protein: MSRLRTWTPRARWLRGTDPLLVVQVRDRGTRPLVDDRVDVSRYPTLPEAENGSRPEEAVSRWLRERHAAGVLGRSRLLTLRIPADSSAWAGNPDPPERARVLTAGAITGVAATATAAATAVAVLALWVVGPVVAERFNPCASGGVWTPRGIERHGKDCVGVTFGDFVFHERLREVTERIHEQNERIDEDDENHVTIAYVAELSTTGGSDLSLAGVQGELLGLAHQQAEHNASGDASLPRIKILIANTGEGWRYARETAETIVERAQDEGLGMDRPVAAVGFGHSVQPNTEAVRVLSGARIPMVGTTATFDDVAMETSGKYSQYFFPVAPSNTRLADQAALWAYRGVPWTGEGLVEGQEPESLGPARTAVAIADNQEGESYGPHLAVRFMNAFRALGGQPWTDGGQAHPVTLADGGADPFPGVLPYQDGGPTQADQLSRVCAEDPPDVIYFAGRSTDFMDFHNQIQEEGMCVEAGVDILGGDDIAKFVTDHAETLGHASGYPVFYTPLAASGAWSQYTRGSERAFYAEADALIGELYNGQEEDEETEEERGTDAEAVAADGGMPSITHAAVAHDALKVVSRALRGISHPLPQSDGPREASAAPTERPSPFLGTDAGYEQEQQALVENIQGTHNLSAVSGYLGFGEPSEGNWYRDRMVQLVVVGPLGSDGERQHVIAACGQVSTGTVDPGPACA; this comes from the coding sequence TTGAGCAGGTTGAGGACGTGGACGCCGCGGGCGCGGTGGTTGCGCGGGACCGACCCCCTGCTCGTCGTGCAGGTGCGCGACCGCGGCACCCGGCCGCTGGTGGACGACCGGGTGGACGTCTCCCGCTACCCCACGCTGCCCGAGGCCGAGAACGGCAGCCGCCCCGAGGAGGCGGTGTCGCGGTGGCTGCGCGAGCGCCACGCCGCCGGGGTGCTGGGCCGCTCCCGGCTGCTCACCCTGCGGATCCCGGCCGACTCCTCCGCCTGGGCGGGCAACCCCGACCCGCCCGAGCGCGCCCGGGTGCTCACCGCCGGTGCGATCACCGGGGTCGCGGCCACGGCGACCGCCGCGGCCACCGCCGTCGCCGTCCTGGCCCTGTGGGTGGTCGGCCCGGTCGTGGCCGAGCGCTTCAACCCGTGCGCGTCGGGCGGGGTCTGGACGCCCCGGGGCATCGAACGGCACGGCAAGGACTGCGTCGGGGTGACCTTCGGCGACTTCGTCTTCCACGAGCGCCTGCGCGAGGTCACCGAGCGCATCCACGAGCAGAACGAGCGGATCGACGAGGACGACGAGAACCACGTCACCATCGCCTACGTCGCCGAACTCAGCACCACCGGCGGCAGCGACCTGTCCCTGGCCGGGGTCCAGGGCGAGCTGCTGGGCCTGGCCCACCAGCAGGCCGAGCACAACGCCTCGGGCGACGCCTCCCTGCCCCGGATCAAGATCCTGATCGCCAACACCGGCGAGGGCTGGCGGTACGCGCGCGAGACCGCCGAGACGATCGTCGAACGCGCCCAGGACGAGGGCCTGGGCATGGACCGGCCGGTGGCCGCCGTCGGCTTCGGCCACAGCGTCCAGCCCAACACCGAGGCCGTCCGCGTCCTCAGCGGGGCCCGGATCCCCATGGTCGGCACCACCGCCACCTTCGACGACGTGGCCATGGAGACCTCGGGCAAGTACAGCCAGTACTTCTTCCCCGTGGCGCCCTCCAACACCCGCCTGGCCGACCAGGCCGCCCTGTGGGCCTACCGCGGCGTGCCGTGGACGGGCGAGGGGCTGGTCGAGGGGCAGGAGCCCGAGTCGCTGGGCCCCGCCCGCACCGCCGTGGCCATCGCCGACAACCAGGAGGGGGAGAGCTACGGCCCCCACCTGGCGGTGCGGTTCATGAACGCCTTCCGCGCCCTGGGCGGCCAGCCCTGGACGGACGGCGGGCAGGCCCACCCCGTCACCCTCGCCGACGGCGGCGCCGACCCCTTCCCCGGCGTGCTGCCCTACCAGGACGGCGGCCCCACCCAGGCCGACCAGCTGTCGCGGGTGTGCGCCGAGGACCCGCCCGACGTCATCTACTTCGCGGGCCGCTCCACCGACTTCATGGACTTCCACAACCAGATCCAGGAGGAGGGGATGTGCGTGGAGGCCGGGGTCGACATCCTCGGCGGGGACGACATCGCCAAGTTCGTCACCGACCACGCCGAGACGCTCGGCCACGCCTCCGGGTACCCCGTCTTCTACACCCCGCTCGCCGCCAGCGGCGCCTGGAGCCAGTACACGCGCGGCAGCGAGCGCGCCTTCTACGCCGAGGCCGACGCCCTCATCGGGGAGCTCTACAACGGCCAGGAGGAGGACGAGGAGACCGAGGAGGAGCGGGGGACCGACGCCGAGGCCGTGGCGGCCGACGGCGGCATGCCCTCGATCACCCACGCCGCCGTCGCCCACGACGCGCTCAAGGTGGTCTCACGCGCGCTGCGGGGCATCTCCCACCCCCTCCCCCAGAGCGACGGGCCCCGGGAGGCCTCGGCCGCGCCCACCGAGCGGCCCTCGCCGTTCCTGGGCACCGACGCCGGGTACGAGCAGGAGCAGCAGGCGCTCGTGGAGAACATCCAGGGCACGCACAACCTGTCCGCCGTCTCCGGCTACCTCGGCTTCGGGGAGCCCTCCGAGGGCAACTGGTACCGCGACCGCATGGTCCAGCTCGTCGTGGTCGGCCCGCTGGGCTCGGACGGCGAACGCCAGCACGTGATCGCCGCCTGCGGCCAGGTCAGCACGGGCACGGTCGACCCCGGACCGGCGTGCGCCTGA
- a CDS encoding 3-keto-5-aminohexanoate cleavage protein yields MRIVACLNGDRRPGAHPALPVSVDQLVADAHAVVAAGATELHLHPRDPTGAESLAPQVVGPLMERLRADGPRVPVSLTTSLSAESDPWRRYDLVQRWASSALPDSVTVNLHEAGSVDLAHLLEDRRIGVEAGVWTVEAARILVATKLRAAAVLVEPTQVAVEDARRNAEAICSLLDRAGANQPRLLHGADATAWPVLETAVASGYDIRMGLEDTMRLPDGGEAHDNADLITRAVSLASASA; encoded by the coding sequence ATGAGGATCGTCGCCTGTCTCAACGGGGACCGCCGCCCCGGAGCGCACCCCGCCCTGCCCGTGTCCGTGGACCAGCTGGTGGCGGACGCGCACGCGGTGGTGGCGGCGGGCGCGACCGAGCTGCACCTGCATCCGCGCGACCCCACCGGGGCCGAGTCGCTGGCGCCCCAGGTGGTGGGCCCGCTCATGGAGCGGCTGCGCGCCGACGGACCGCGGGTGCCGGTGTCGCTGACCACGTCGCTGTCGGCGGAGTCGGATCCGTGGCGGCGCTACGACCTGGTGCAGCGCTGGGCCTCGTCGGCGCTGCCGGACTCGGTCACCGTGAACCTGCACGAGGCGGGCTCGGTGGACCTGGCGCACCTGCTGGAGGACCGCCGGATCGGGGTGGAGGCCGGGGTGTGGACGGTGGAGGCCGCGCGCATCCTCGTCGCCACGAAGCTCAGGGCGGCGGCGGTGCTGGTGGAGCCCACGCAGGTCGCGGTGGAGGACGCCCGGCGCAACGCCGAGGCGATCTGCTCCCTGCTGGACCGGGCGGGGGCGAACCAGCCGCGGCTGCTGCACGGGGCCGACGCGACGGCCTGGCCGGTCCTGGAGACGGCGGTGGCCTCGGGCTACGACATCCGGATGGGGCTGGAGGACACCATGCGGCTGCCCGACGGCGGGGAGGCGCACGACAACGCGGACCTGATCACGCGCGCGGTGAGCCTGGCCTCCGCCTCCGCGTGA
- a CDS encoding NCS2 family permease, whose translation MKTPSPSPSGTGKTPSGRLDRYFRVSERGSTFGTEVRGGLATFFAMAYIVVLNPLIIGTAEDVNGETLGIPQVAAVTALVAAISCVLMGVVSRYPFAIAAGMGLNAVVAYGIAPVMPWSDVFLLIIIEGVLLLILVLTGFRTAVFAAIPPGLKVAIAVGVGLFLALVGLVNAGFVQAGEGTPVQLGNGGLQGWPILIFVIGLLITVALYVRKVPGSMLIGIIVSTAVALLVESLFGGGDNRLGWSLTVPTLSTGGGVVAVPDFSLVGMFADGGLDVFSRWADIGVATVVMLIFTLLLADFFDTMGTMVGVAHQGDLADEDGNIRGSREVLAADSVGTILGGLGSASVATIYAESAAGVGEGARTGIAPIVTGVLMMLATLFTPLVNLVPFEAATPVLVIVGFMMMVQVVNIDFRDPALGLGSFMAIIMMPFTYSIANGIGFGLLTYAFVSLVTGKGRQVHPLLWLISLVFLIHFAEAPINALIG comes from the coding sequence GTGAAAACTCCGAGTCCATCCCCCAGCGGTACCGGCAAGACGCCGTCGGGCCGCCTCGACCGCTACTTCCGCGTCTCCGAGCGCGGATCCACCTTCGGCACCGAGGTGCGGGGCGGTCTGGCGACCTTCTTCGCCATGGCCTACATCGTCGTCCTCAACCCGCTCATCATCGGTACGGCCGAGGACGTCAACGGAGAGACCCTGGGCATCCCCCAGGTGGCCGCCGTCACCGCCCTGGTCGCCGCGATCTCCTGCGTGCTCATGGGCGTGGTCAGCCGCTACCCCTTCGCGATCGCGGCGGGCATGGGACTCAACGCCGTCGTCGCCTACGGCATCGCGCCGGTCATGCCCTGGTCCGACGTCTTCCTGCTGATCATCATCGAGGGCGTGCTGCTGCTGATCCTGGTGCTCACCGGGTTCCGCACCGCGGTCTTCGCCGCCATCCCGCCCGGCCTCAAGGTCGCCATCGCCGTCGGAGTGGGCCTCTTCCTGGCCCTGGTCGGCCTGGTCAACGCCGGTTTCGTGCAGGCCGGTGAGGGCACCCCCGTCCAGCTCGGCAACGGTGGCCTCCAGGGCTGGCCGATCCTGATCTTCGTCATCGGCCTGCTGATCACCGTCGCGCTGTACGTGCGCAAGGTGCCGGGCTCGATGCTCATCGGCATCATCGTCTCCACGGCCGTCGCCCTCCTCGTGGAGTCGCTGTTCGGCGGCGGCGACAACCGCCTCGGCTGGAGCCTGACGGTCCCGACCCTGTCCACCGGCGGGGGAGTGGTGGCGGTCCCCGACTTCTCGCTCGTCGGCATGTTCGCCGACGGCGGTCTCGACGTGTTCTCCCGCTGGGCCGACATCGGCGTCGCCACCGTGGTCATGCTGATCTTCACGCTGCTGCTCGCCGACTTCTTCGACACCATGGGCACCATGGTCGGCGTCGCCCACCAGGGCGACCTGGCCGACGAGGACGGCAACATCCGGGGCTCCCGCGAGGTGCTGGCCGCCGACTCCGTCGGCACGATCCTGGGCGGCCTGGGCTCGGCCTCGGTCGCCACCATCTACGCCGAGTCCGCCGCGGGCGTCGGCGAGGGCGCCCGCACCGGTATCGCGCCGATCGTCACCGGCGTCCTGATGATGCTGGCCACCCTGTTCACTCCGCTGGTGAACCTGGTGCCCTTCGAGGCCGCCACGCCGGTGCTGGTGATCGTGGGGTTCATGATGATGGTCCAGGTCGTCAACATCGACTTCAGGGATCCGGCGCTGGGCCTGGGGTCCTTCATGGCGATCATCATGATGCCCTTCACCTACTCGATCGCCAACGGCATCGGGTTCGGCCTGCTGACCTACGCCTTCGTCAGCCTGGTCACGGGCAAGGGACGCCAGGTCCACCCGCTGCTGTGGCTGATCTCGCTGGTCTTCCTGATCCACTTCGCCGAGGCGCCGATCAACGCCCTGATCGGCTGA
- a CDS encoding DUF2530 domain-containing protein, which translates to MRKPRQPDPDVHESDYRVPAAIGTLAWTVALVVLIAMGDGLPASERWWIGVCVTGIVLGVFGFLYIPHLLRRRSDAAERRADHS; encoded by the coding sequence GTGCGCAAACCTCGCCAGCCCGACCCGGACGTCCACGAGAGCGACTACCGCGTGCCCGCCGCGATCGGCACCCTGGCGTGGACGGTGGCGCTCGTGGTCCTCATCGCGATGGGCGACGGGCTGCCCGCGTCCGAGCGCTGGTGGATCGGCGTCTGCGTGACCGGCATCGTGCTGGGCGTGTTCGGGTTCCTGTACATACCCCACCTGCTGCGCAGGCGCTCCGACGCCGCCGAGCGCCGGGCCGACCACTCCTGA
- the pdxH gene encoding pyridoxamine 5'-phosphate oxidase: MDHQDPAELRKPYLGAPLRRSGLADHPMTQFHLWFDEAYDSGLAEPNAMVLASVEPSGMPRARTVLMKGYDSTGLRFFTNYTSRKGRALEADPRASAVFPWHAIRRQVLLAGRVERLSDEENDRYFASRPRGSQLGAWASERQSRPVADRAELDRLYREFDTVWAAEEEIPRPAYWGGFRLVPSEVEFWQGGADRMHDRFRYLREPDGSWSVERLAP; the protein is encoded by the coding sequence GTGGACCACCAAGACCCCGCCGAACTGCGCAAACCGTACCTGGGCGCGCCCCTGAGGCGCTCCGGCCTCGCCGACCACCCCATGACGCAGTTCCACCTGTGGTTCGACGAGGCCTACGACTCCGGACTGGCCGAACCCAACGCCATGGTCCTGGCGTCCGTGGAGCCCTCGGGCATGCCCCGCGCCCGCACCGTGCTGATGAAGGGCTACGACAGCACGGGACTGCGCTTCTTCACCAACTACACCTCGCGCAAGGGACGGGCCCTGGAGGCCGACCCGCGCGCCAGCGCGGTCTTCCCCTGGCACGCCATCCGGCGCCAGGTCCTGCTGGCCGGACGGGTGGAGCGGCTCAGCGACGAGGAGAACGACCGCTACTTCGCCTCGCGTCCGCGCGGCTCCCAGCTGGGCGCCTGGGCCAGCGAGCGCCAGTCGCGGCCGGTGGCGGACCGGGCCGAACTCGACCGGCTCTACCGGGAGTTCGACACGGTCTGGGCCGCCGAGGAGGAGATCCCCCGGCCCGCCTACTGGGGCGGCTTCCGGCTCGTGCCGAGCGAGGTGGAGTTCTGGCAGGGCGGTGCCGACCGCATGCACGACCGGTTCCGCTACCTGCGCGAACCCGACGGCTCCTGGAGCGTGGAGCGCCTGGCGCCCTGA